The proteins below come from a single Rhizobium sp. BT04 genomic window:
- a CDS encoding YebC/PmpR family DNA-binding transcriptional regulator, protein MAGHSQFKNIMHRKGRQDAVRSKMFSKLAREITVAAKAGLPDPTMNARLRLAIQNAKAQSMPKDNIDRAIKKAAGADGENYDEVRYEGYGPGGTAIIVEALTDNRNRTASNVRSIFTKAGGALGETGSVSFSFDHVGEITYKLSVGDADKVMEAAIEAGADDVETDEDGHYITCGFEALGEVSKALEASLGEAETVKAVWRAQNNVPVDEEKAQSLMKLIDSLEDDDDVQNVYSNFEVSEEVLAKLSA, encoded by the coding sequence ATGGCTGGCCATTCACAGTTTAAAAACATCATGCATCGCAAAGGCCGTCAGGATGCCGTGCGGTCGAAAATGTTCTCGAAGCTTGCGCGCGAAATCACCGTTGCCGCCAAGGCCGGCCTGCCCGACCCGACAATGAACGCCCGTCTTCGCCTGGCGATCCAGAACGCCAAGGCCCAGTCCATGCCGAAGGACAATATCGACCGCGCCATCAAGAAGGCAGCCGGCGCCGACGGCGAAAACTACGATGAAGTCCGCTATGAGGGTTATGGTCCCGGCGGCACCGCGATCATCGTCGAGGCGCTCACCGACAACCGCAACCGCACCGCCTCCAACGTCCGCTCGATCTTCACCAAGGCCGGCGGCGCACTTGGCGAAACCGGTTCCGTTTCCTTCTCCTTCGACCATGTCGGTGAGATCACCTACAAGCTTTCCGTCGGCGATGCCGACAAGGTGATGGAAGCCGCGATCGAAGCCGGCGCCGACGATGTCGAGACCGACGAGGACGGCCACTACATCACCTGTGGCTTCGAAGCCCTCGGCGAAGTGTCGAAAGCGCTGGAAGCAAGCCTCGGCGAAGCCGAAACCGTCAAGGCCGTCTGGCGCGCCCAGAACAACGTGCCGGTGGACGAGGAAAAGGCCCAGTCGCTGATGAAGCTCATCGACAGCCTCGAAGATGATGACGACGTCCAGAACGTCTATTCCAACTTCGAAGTCTCGGAAGAGGTTCTGGCGAAGCTCTCCGCCTGA
- a CDS encoding pyridoxamine 5'-phosphate oxidase family protein: MASLSEAQEHPARQLWDQVNDVHAGMLGISGVDMHMQPMAPHADPTTNTIWFYTKTDADIVRAIKPGSRAHFCVIGKDHDYHACLAGVIEVRPDPSKIEEYWSSIIAAWYDNGKKDPKLTMLSLHVDDAEIWVSTGNKLKFGWEIAKANLDDDKMPDVGIKRHLQFA; this comes from the coding sequence ATGGCAAGTCTCAGCGAGGCCCAGGAGCATCCAGCACGTCAGCTCTGGGATCAGGTCAACGATGTTCATGCCGGCATGCTCGGAATTTCCGGGGTGGACATGCACATGCAGCCGATGGCGCCACATGCCGATCCCACCACCAACACCATCTGGTTCTATACCAAGACGGATGCCGACATCGTGCGCGCCATCAAGCCCGGCAGCCGCGCGCATTTCTGCGTTATCGGCAAGGATCACGACTATCACGCCTGCCTTGCCGGTGTGATCGAAGTGCGCCCTGACCCTTCCAAGATCGAGGAGTATTGGAGTTCGATCATTGCGGCCTGGTATGACAACGGCAAGAAGGACCCCAAGCTCACCATGCTTTCCCTCCATGTCGACGATGCCGAGATCTGGGTCTCCACAGGCAACAAGCTGAAATTCGGCTGGGAGATCGCCAAGGCCAATCTCGATGACGACAAGATGCCGGATGTCGGCATCAAGCGCCATCTGCAGTTCGCTTGA
- a CDS encoding 5-formyltetrahydrofolate cyclo-ligase, which produces MTAKELKAQLRNERLSARDAIPAEERASKSLAMADHAGEAVGFALGTIISGFLPIRSEADLRPLMARFAVRGARLCVPAILDRQTIVFRELAEGAPLVDTGFGTVGPSADTATLDPEIMLVPLSAFDISGHRIGYGAGHYDRAISRLRQKGLHPKLIGIAFDCQEVAHVPAEPHDISLDAILTESGLRFFASWIG; this is translated from the coding sequence ATGACCGCTAAAGAATTGAAAGCGCAGCTGCGCAACGAACGCCTGTCCGCACGCGACGCCATCCCCGCCGAGGAACGCGCCTCCAAAAGTCTCGCAATGGCTGATCATGCCGGCGAGGCCGTCGGTTTTGCGCTGGGCACGATCATCTCCGGCTTCCTGCCGATCCGTTCGGAAGCTGACCTCAGGCCGCTGATGGCCCGCTTTGCCGTGCGCGGCGCGCGGCTTTGCGTGCCGGCGATCCTCGATCGGCAGACCATCGTCTTTCGCGAGCTGGCGGAGGGTGCGCCGCTTGTCGACACCGGTTTCGGCACGGTCGGCCCCAGCGCGGATACCGCTACTCTCGATCCCGAGATCATGCTGGTGCCGCTTTCGGCCTTCGATATCAGCGGCCACCGCATCGGCTACGGCGCCGGCCACTACGACCGCGCCATCAGCCGGCTAAGGCAAAAAGGCCTGCATCCGAAGCTGATCGGCATTGCATTCGACTGCCAGGAAGTGGCACATGTGCCCGCTGAGCCGCACGACATAAGCCTGGATGCCATCCTGACAGAAAGCGGCCTTCGCTTTTTTGCCTCTTGGATTGGATAG
- a CDS encoding LLM class flavin-dependent oxidoreductase → MVPFSILDLSPVAEGSSIRQSLESSARMARKAEDFGYKRFWLAEHHGMPGIASAATSVVIGHIGAATTRIRIGSGGIMLPNHSPLVIAEQFGTLEALFPGRIDLGLGRAPGTDIRTAQALRRNLEAGGNSFPNDVVELQQLLGTPVENQAILAVPGNGSHIPIWLLGSSLYSAQLAAMLGLPYAFASHFAPDMLLDAIAIYRDRFQPSATLDKPYVMVGVMGAAAATDEEARYHFSSAEQQFVNLRRNVRGPFPRPVADMENFWSPMEKMNVEHTLRYAVVGSPQTAEAKLAAFLRETQADEVIVSMPIHDIEARLRSVELFAGLGNFMRAAA, encoded by the coding sequence ATGGTTCCCTTCTCCATACTCGACCTCTCCCCCGTTGCCGAAGGCAGCAGTATCCGCCAGTCTCTCGAGAGCTCGGCACGGATGGCACGGAAGGCCGAGGACTTCGGCTACAAGCGCTTCTGGCTTGCCGAGCATCACGGCATGCCGGGGATCGCCAGCGCCGCCACATCAGTCGTTATCGGCCATATCGGGGCCGCGACAACACGTATCCGCATCGGCTCCGGCGGCATTATGCTGCCCAATCATTCGCCGCTCGTCATCGCCGAACAGTTCGGCACGCTGGAGGCACTCTTCCCCGGCCGTATCGATCTCGGCCTCGGGCGCGCGCCGGGAACGGATATTCGCACGGCGCAGGCGCTGCGGCGCAATCTCGAGGCCGGCGGCAACAGCTTCCCGAACGACGTGGTGGAACTGCAGCAACTCCTCGGTACGCCGGTCGAGAACCAGGCGATCCTCGCGGTGCCCGGCAATGGCTCGCATATCCCGATCTGGCTGCTTGGTTCCAGCCTGTACAGCGCCCAGCTCGCCGCCATGCTCGGGCTTCCCTATGCCTTCGCCTCACATTTCGCGCCCGACATGCTGCTCGATGCGATCGCGATCTACCGAGACCGCTTCCAGCCCTCGGCGACGCTCGACAAGCCCTATGTCATGGTCGGCGTCATGGGTGCGGCGGCGGCAACGGACGAGGAAGCGCGCTACCATTTTTCCTCCGCTGAGCAGCAGTTCGTCAACCTGCGCCGCAATGTCCGCGGTCCGTTCCCCCGCCCGGTGGCCGATATGGAAAATTTCTGGTCGCCGATGGAGAAGATGAACGTCGAACACACGCTGCGTTACGCCGTGGTGGGGTCTCCGCAGACGGCGGAGGCGAAATTGGCGGCGTTTCTGCGGGAAACGCAGGCCGACGAGGTGATCGTCTCGATGCCGATCCACGACATCGAGGCACGGCTGAGGTCGGTGGAACTGTTCGCGGGGCTGGGAAATTTCATGCGGGCAGCTGCGTAG
- a CDS encoding NAD(P)-dependent oxidoreductase, which yields MKVLVSGGTGLVGRYVVEELLTAGYQVIVGGRRAPHPRLFSRPVEFAALSLDPDKDQIDVFDDAYFFVHAAFSHIPGKYRGGEGDDPKTFHRLNLDGTVRLFEAAKRAGTRRCVFLSSRAAYGEHPRGSEMTETMLAKPETLYGQVKLDAERALAHLSTPGFAGVSLRATGIYGDLSPNKWDALIADYLAGRPVAPRVGTEVHGRDLGRAVRLMLETESNRISGEIFNVSDIAVDTSDILSAIRRETGCRHALPPPGDRIALNPMGTAKIRALGWEPGGTPLFQETMRRLAAALPASPRHRSTQV from the coding sequence ATGAAGGTATTGGTATCTGGTGGAACGGGTCTCGTCGGCCGGTATGTCGTCGAAGAACTGCTGACCGCCGGCTATCAGGTGATCGTCGGCGGACGCCGTGCGCCGCATCCGCGCCTCTTCTCCCGCCCGGTCGAGTTCGCAGCCCTTTCCCTTGATCCCGACAAGGATCAAATCGACGTTTTCGACGACGCCTATTTTTTCGTCCACGCCGCCTTCAGCCATATCCCGGGCAAATACCGCGGCGGCGAGGGTGACGATCCCAAAACCTTCCACAGGCTGAACCTCGACGGCACCGTCCGGCTTTTCGAAGCTGCCAAACGCGCCGGCACGCGCCGCTGCGTCTTCCTGTCCAGCCGCGCCGCCTACGGCGAACATCCCAGGGGAAGCGAGATGACAGAGACGATGCTGGCCAAGCCCGAAACACTCTACGGCCAGGTCAAGCTCGATGCCGAGCGAGCGCTTGCCCACCTCTCCACGCCGGGTTTTGCCGGCGTGAGCCTGCGGGCGACCGGCATCTATGGAGATCTCTCGCCCAACAAATGGGACGCTCTGATTGCCGATTACCTCGCCGGCCGGCCGGTTGCGCCACGTGTGGGAACGGAAGTTCACGGCCGCGACCTCGGACGGGCGGTACGGCTGATGCTGGAGACGGAAAGCAACCGCATCTCCGGCGAGATTTTCAACGTCTCAGACATCGCGGTCGACACGAGTGACATCCTTTCAGCCATCCGCCGCGAAACGGGCTGTCGACACGCGCTGCCGCCGCCCGGCGATAGGATCGCGCTCAATCCCATGGGCACAGCGAAAATCCGCGCGCTCGGCTGGGAGCCGGGCGGAACCCCGCTATTCCAAGAGACGATGCGGCGGCTGGCCGCAGCACTGCCGGCATCCCCGAGACACAGGTCCACGCAAGTCTGA
- a CDS encoding DUF6636 domain-containing protein, with protein MRTKHSILTLIFCAAFAPTVLAAEKTFKPDQNGQVVFVTPTRNIGCVYTPKGGVEMYVPEDGGPELACERKEPLYVRLIMSASGKATIFKMVGDTACCSEEHILDYGDTWKGGPYSCTSGTEGLRCRRRDGHGFFASRRRLTVD; from the coding sequence ATGCGAACAAAACATTCGATTCTGACTTTGATTTTTTGCGCAGCCTTTGCGCCAACAGTCCTTGCAGCAGAAAAGACCTTCAAGCCCGACCAGAATGGCCAGGTCGTCTTCGTCACGCCCACAAGGAATATCGGCTGTGTCTATACGCCAAAGGGCGGCGTCGAAATGTATGTTCCCGAAGACGGCGGGCCGGAGCTCGCCTGCGAGCGAAAAGAGCCGCTCTACGTCCGCCTCATCATGTCGGCGAGCGGCAAGGCCACTATCTTCAAGATGGTCGGCGATACCGCCTGCTGCAGCGAGGAACATATTCTCGACTATGGCGATACCTGGAAGGGTGGCCCCTATTCCTGCACCTCCGGCACGGAGGGGCTGCGTTGCCGACGCCGGGACGGACATGGTTTCTTCGCCAGCCGTAGGCGGCTGACGGTTGACTGA
- a CDS encoding MBL fold metallo-hydrolase — translation MKPQYLVLAIAYLAAFAAPTPAAAEEQQTPVSQCQAIAQNIPKATFASFSGTAPLTPAVSEDEDVKFTFLGHSTFEIETPGGIIIATDYNGWYRPATTPDVVTMNKAHTTHFTLTPDPGIKHVLHGWSDVPGGKADIDLVVGDAYIRNVPTDIRFSYGLGGSQENGNSIFIFEIAGLCIGHLGHLHYELTDTHYIEIGRLDIVMVPVDGGLTMGADSMSRVIKRLRSSLILPMHRRGPPVDAFVSMFGKDFDIAYATDDSITVSMRTLPKKPLIYVLQGVR, via the coding sequence ATGAAGCCGCAATATCTTGTCCTCGCAATCGCATACCTTGCGGCCTTCGCCGCGCCAACTCCCGCCGCAGCGGAGGAACAGCAAACGCCCGTCAGCCAGTGCCAGGCGATCGCGCAGAATATCCCCAAGGCAACCTTCGCAAGCTTTTCCGGCACGGCACCGTTGACGCCCGCCGTCTCCGAGGATGAAGACGTCAAATTCACCTTCCTCGGCCACTCCACCTTTGAAATCGAGACGCCCGGCGGCATCATCATCGCCACAGACTATAACGGCTGGTACCGGCCGGCGACGACGCCCGATGTCGTGACCATGAACAAGGCGCACACGACCCACTTCACCTTGACGCCCGACCCCGGCATCAAACATGTGCTGCATGGGTGGAGCGACGTTCCCGGCGGAAAGGCCGACATCGATCTCGTCGTCGGCGATGCCTATATCCGCAATGTTCCGACGGATATCCGCTTCAGCTACGGGCTCGGTGGCTCGCAGGAGAACGGCAATTCCATCTTCATCTTCGAGATCGCCGGTCTCTGCATCGGCCATCTCGGCCACTTGCACTACGAACTGACGGACACCCATTATATCGAGATCGGCCGACTCGATATCGTGATGGTGCCGGTCGACGGCGGCCTGACCATGGGCGCCGACAGCATGAGCCGCGTCATCAAGCGGCTGCGCTCGTCGTTGATTCTGCCGATGCACCGCCGTGGCCCACCGGTCGACGCCTTCGTTTCGATGTTCGGTAAGGATTTCGACATCGCCTATGCGACCGATGACAGCATCACTGTCTCGATGCGTACGCTGCCGAAGAAACCGCTGATCTATGTGCTGCAGGGCGTCCGGTAA
- a CDS encoding TIGR00282 family metallophosphoesterase, producing MRLLFLGDMVGKTGRTAVWDRLPGLISDLKLDFVVVNGENAAGGFGITEDIFLETINAGADVVTTGNHVWDQKEAVAFAGRHDQFLRPANYPQGTPGRGSGLFYARNGARVLVANVMGRVFMHPELDDPFKSAEVILAACPLKEQADAIIFDFHAEATSEKQCFGHFVDGRASFVVGTHTHVPTADAQILNGGTAYMSDAGMCGDYDSSLGMDKEEPLNRFISKMPKGRMEAANGPATICGVGVEISDSTGLAEKIAPLRLGPRLAETVPEFWR from the coding sequence ATGCGGCTGCTTTTTCTGGGTGACATGGTCGGCAAGACGGGACGCACGGCAGTCTGGGACCGCCTTCCCGGCCTGATCTCCGACCTCAAGCTCGATTTCGTCGTCGTCAACGGCGAGAATGCCGCCGGCGGCTTCGGGATCACCGAGGACATTTTTCTAGAGACGATCAATGCCGGCGCCGATGTGGTGACGACGGGCAATCACGTCTGGGACCAGAAGGAAGCGGTCGCCTTCGCCGGGCGGCACGATCAATTCCTGCGGCCGGCCAACTATCCGCAAGGCACGCCCGGCCGCGGCTCCGGCCTGTTCTATGCCCGGAACGGCGCGCGTGTGCTCGTCGCCAATGTCATGGGCCGGGTCTTCATGCACCCCGAACTCGACGACCCCTTCAAATCGGCGGAAGTAATCCTCGCCGCCTGCCCGCTCAAGGAGCAGGCCGATGCGATCATCTTCGATTTCCATGCAGAGGCGACCAGCGAGAAGCAGTGCTTCGGCCATTTCGTCGACGGCCGTGCCAGTTTCGTCGTCGGCACCCACACGCATGTGCCGACGGCCGACGCACAGATCCTGAACGGCGGCACCGCCTATATGTCGGATGCCGGCATGTGCGGCGATTACGACTCTTCGCTCGGCATGGATAAGGAAGAGCCGCTGAACCGCTTCATCTCCAAGATGCCGAAGGGCCGCATGGAAGCGGCAAACGGCCCCGCGACGATCTGCGGCGTCGGCGTGGAGATTTCCGACAGCACGGGACTGGCCGAGAAGATCGCGCCGCTGAGGCTTGGACCACGATTGGCCGAGACGGTGCCGGAGTTCTGGCGGTAA